A section of the Sporanaerobacter acetigenes DSM 13106 genome encodes:
- a CDS encoding SPFH domain-containing protein, with the protein MALFKNQFANVVEWKEFRDDMIFWKWNNDEIKKGSKLIIRPGQDAIFLYNGKIEGIFQDEGEYDIETQIIPFLSTLKGFKFGFNTGMRAEVLFVNTKEFVVKWGTKNAINIPTPQLPGGMPVRSNGTFTFKVNDYVALIDKIAGVKNSYLVEDVKIRITAVLDELLMKWISKEGKDMFNLQANASEIGRGIKEDLDMKIIDDGMTITGFNIMSFNYPEEIQDMINKTASHSMIGDLGKYQQVSMVDGISSGKVKGGGTAADMAGMMMGMNIAKEMMENMNNNSNSNSNSNKKPNFCPNCGAKTEGANFCPNCGQKLA; encoded by the coding sequence ATGGCACTTTTTAAAAACCAATTTGCAAATGTAGTTGAATGGAAAGAATTTAGAGATGATATGATTTTTTGGAAATGGAACAATGATGAAATAAAGAAGGGAAGCAAGCTCATCATTCGTCCTGGGCAAGATGCTATATTTTTATATAATGGCAAAATTGAAGGAATATTTCAAGATGAAGGTGAGTACGATATTGAAACTCAAATAATTCCTTTTTTATCTACTCTTAAGGGTTTTAAATTTGGATTTAATACTGGCATGAGAGCAGAAGTATTGTTTGTAAACACTAAAGAATTTGTAGTAAAATGGGGAACTAAAAATGCTATAAATATTCCAACTCCTCAATTGCCAGGTGGTATGCCAGTTCGTTCCAATGGTACATTTACTTTTAAAGTCAATGACTATGTAGCGTTGATTGACAAAATTGCAGGGGTAAAGAATAGTTATTTAGTAGAAGATGTGAAAATAAGGATTACTGCAGTTTTAGATGAATTACTCATGAAGTGGATTTCAAAAGAGGGAAAGGATATGTTCAATCTTCAAGCCAATGCTTCTGAAATTGGCAGGGGAATCAAAGAAGATTTAGACATGAAAATAATAGATGATGGCATGACTATAACAGGATTCAATATCATGAGCTTTAATTATCCTGAGGAAATTCAAGATATGATAAATAAAACTGCATCTCATAGCATGATTGGAGATCTAGGCAAATATCAACAAGTATCCATGGTAGATGGCATATCATCTGGAAAAGTCAAAGGTGGAGGAACTGCTGCTGATATGGCAGGAATGATGATGGGAATGAACATAGCCAAAGAAATGATGGAAAACATGAACAACAATTCGAATAGCAATTCAAATAGCAACAAAAAACCAAATTTTTGCCCAAACTGTGGAGCAAAAACAGAAGGAGCAAACTTCTGCCCTAATTGCGGACAAAAATTGGCATAA
- a CDS encoding DNA adenine methylase, with amino-acid sequence MDKDEFVMPVVKWVGGKRQLISEIDKYLPSNYSTYYEPFLGGGAVFFHLQPHKAVVNDINEELMNLYQVIKNNVEDLIEDLKKHKNEPDYFYKIRELDRDIQKYNELTPVERASRIHYLNKTCYNGLFRVNSQGQFNVPFGRYKNPNIVNETTLRAVSNYFNTANIIFKCCDFEEAVKGCRKGSFIYFDPPYDPISDTSSFTGYDKGGFDKAEQKRLKDLCDNLNNRGVKFLLSNSETQFILDLYKDYRIEIVQAKRSINSKGNKRGEVNEVLVMNYE; translated from the coding sequence TTGGATAAAGATGAATTTGTAATGCCTGTTGTCAAATGGGTGGGGGGCAAAAGACAGTTAATTTCTGAAATTGATAAATATCTACCTTCCAATTATTCAACTTATTATGAGCCATTTCTAGGTGGAGGAGCAGTGTTTTTTCACTTACAGCCTCATAAAGCAGTAGTTAATGATATAAATGAGGAGCTTATGAATTTATATCAAGTGATAAAAAACAATGTGGAAGATTTGATAGAAGATTTGAAAAAGCATAAAAACGAACCAGATTATTTTTATAAAATTAGAGAATTGGATAGAGACATTCAAAAATACAATGAGTTGACTCCTGTTGAAAGAGCTTCTAGGATACATTATCTAAATAAAACCTGTTACAATGGATTATTTAGGGTAAATTCTCAAGGCCAATTTAACGTACCTTTTGGGAGATACAAAAACCCCAATATTGTGAATGAAACGACTTTAAGAGCTGTAAGCAATTATTTTAATACTGCAAACATAATTTTTAAATGTTGTGACTTCGAAGAAGCAGTTAAAGGGTGTAGAAAAGGCAGTTTTATTTATTTTGATCCACCTTATGATCCTATTAGTGATACTAGCAGTTTTACAGGCTATGATAAAGGTGGTTTTGACAAAGCAGAACAAAAAAGACTAAAAGACCTATGTGATAATCTAAATAATAGAGGTGTTAAGTTTTTACTTTCCAATTCTGAAACTCAATTTATATTAGATCTATACAAGGATTATAGGATAGAAATAGTTCAAGCTAAAAGGTCAATAAATTCAAAAGGCAACAAGAGAGGAGAAGTAAATGAAGTGTTGGTGATGAATTATGAGTGA
- a CDS encoding TPM domain-containing protein — translation MVRKKKVLTIILLCIVLLIPFISNALKASGDKKQRIYDLAGLLTGEEVEELEILAEKYSSRRQTDFIVLTTDDTEKKDVVKYMEDFYDEKALGYDKPNGNCAILTVDMEHREVYLAGVYKGEEYLDDYRLDEIRYKITPALSEGDYYRAFHTFIKTSYKYMGIRPGVDPENILFNNWFQLIVSLIIAGIAVGIMVYNSGGKVTVNGGTYEDFNTTRVLQRRDNYIRTSVAKRRKPSDNGNHSSGGGGHSGGGGVTSGGHSHSGSRGSF, via the coding sequence ATGGTGAGAAAAAAGAAAGTTTTAACGATTATTCTTTTATGTATTGTACTTCTAATTCCCTTTATATCAAATGCTTTAAAGGCAAGTGGCGATAAAAAACAGAGAATTTATGATTTGGCAGGACTATTAACTGGCGAAGAAGTAGAGGAACTTGAAATATTAGCTGAAAAATATAGTTCAAGAAGGCAAACGGATTTCATAGTCCTAACTACAGATGATACAGAGAAAAAAGATGTAGTAAAATATATGGAAGATTTTTATGATGAAAAAGCTTTAGGATATGATAAGCCCAATGGCAATTGTGCTATATTGACTGTGGATATGGAGCATAGGGAAGTGTATTTGGCAGGGGTTTATAAAGGAGAAGAGTATTTAGATGATTATAGATTAGATGAAATAAGATATAAAATAACACCTGCATTGTCAGAGGGAGACTACTATAGGGCATTTCATACATTCATAAAAACTTCCTATAAATATATGGGAATACGTCCTGGAGTGGATCCTGAAAATATTTTATTTAATAATTGGTTTCAATTGATTGTTTCCTTGATTATAGCAGGAATTGCAGTTGGAATTATGGTTTATAATTCAGGAGGCAAGGTCACTGTAAATGGGGGAACTTATGAAGATTTCAACACTACAAGAGTTCTTCAAAGAAGGGACAATTATATACGAACCTCAGTTGCAAAACGTAGAAAGCCATCAGACAATGGAAATCATTCCAGTGGCGGTGGTGGTCATAGTGGAGGTGGAGGAGTGACATCAGGTGGACACTCCCATAGTGGTAGCAGAGGTAGTTTCTAA
- a CDS encoding type II restriction enzyme: protein MSETKNDLAWSKLFTKYNILNEIEKKGFFEISSIQINEFREARLATKFDHKINLPKLFRENHLSILPVTRGNYVISQFEAYKEFDEMNTEVTNIVFPEYIESIDYKNITSESMAINCAFVSGILSDFFQDDKILPTVNGRMSSDKFSFYINNTNTNKSVEVKVSNSQIEIDGGFEGKESLALIEAKNSISDDFLIRQLYYPYRLWNSKIAKAIRPIFMVYSNGIFTLYEYEFLDTCNYNSLILTKQKNYTLEQFDVKLDDIKSILNEVQVIEEPRIPFPQADNMKRLINLLELLYTNDMTKEEITTTYDFDPRQTNYYTDAGRYLGVIDKRRENENIVYFLTDEGKRLFNMNLKLRQLKFVELILKHSAFNKVLKEYFKVEKMPEKSDIVEIMKKSNLYRIGSEETFKRRAQTISSWINWILELAK, encoded by the coding sequence ATGAGTGAAACTAAAAATGATTTAGCTTGGAGTAAACTTTTTACTAAATATAATATTTTAAATGAAATAGAGAAAAAAGGATTTTTTGAAATTTCATCAATTCAAATCAATGAGTTTAGGGAAGCTAGATTGGCCACTAAATTTGATCATAAGATTAATTTGCCAAAGTTATTTAGAGAAAATCATTTATCCATTCTTCCTGTAACCAGGGGAAATTATGTTATTTCTCAATTTGAGGCCTATAAAGAATTTGATGAAATGAATACTGAAGTAACCAATATTGTTTTTCCAGAATATATAGAAAGCATTGATTATAAAAATATAACTTCCGAATCAATGGCTATAAATTGTGCTTTTGTATCAGGTATATTGTCAGATTTTTTTCAAGATGATAAAATCTTGCCTACTGTTAATGGAAGAATGAGCTCAGATAAATTTTCTTTTTATATCAATAATACTAATACAAATAAATCTGTGGAAGTTAAAGTTTCAAATTCTCAAATAGAAATTGATGGTGGTTTTGAGGGAAAAGAAAGTCTTGCACTAATAGAGGCTAAAAATTCCATTTCAGATGATTTTCTCATTAGGCAGTTATATTATCCTTATAGATTGTGGAACAGCAAAATAGCAAAGGCAATAAGGCCAATTTTCATGGTGTATTCTAATGGTATTTTTACATTGTATGAGTATGAATTTTTGGATACTTGCAATTATAATTCGTTAATTTTGACAAAACAAAAAAATTATACATTAGAACAATTTGATGTGAAGCTAGATGATATAAAGTCTATTCTAAATGAAGTGCAGGTAATAGAAGAACCAAGGATTCCATTTCCACAAGCAGATAATATGAAAAGATTGATAAACTTGTTGGAATTATTATATACAAATGATATGACAAAAGAAGAAATAACTACTACCTATGATTTTGACCCAAGACAAACTAATTATTATACTGATGCGGGCAGGTATTTAGGAGTAATAGATAAAAGAAGAGAAAATGAAAATATAGTTTATTTTTTAACTGATGAAGGAAAAAGACTTTTTAATATGAATTTAAAGTTAAGACAGCTTAAATTTGTAGAACTAATACTTAAACACAGTGCCTTCAATAAAGTCTTAAAAGAGTATTTTAAAGTAGAGAAAATGCCTGAAAAGAGTGATATTGTAGAGATAATGAAAAAATCAAATTTATATAGAATAGGATCTGAAGAAACATTCAAAAGAAGAGCACAGACAATTTCAAGTTGGATTAATTGGATATTAGAATTAGCTAAATAG
- a CDS encoding TFIIB-type zinc ribbon-containing protein, translated as MLIHYKCPNCGSDMVFDSNTGKLKCNSCGREDDIEGFSDEFITRTFSEEDGKEYHCKNCGAVIITEAETTATTCSFCGAAVVLGDRLSGTMAPSKVIPFKISKKQAEEAFKSWCKNGLLTPKGFMTADRVKKITGMYVPFWLYDLNSRVEVNAVGTKIREYTSGDYIYTETRYYDVYRDINLDYIKVPVDASEKMNDELMDKLEPYNYTDLKEFKTPYLAGYIAEKYNYDESRMLPRAKDKIENYIQSYINSTIMGYSSVRFTNKHIDTSKKNAYYTLLPVWMVYYDYEDSEHVFAMNGQTGKVVGKPPISYKKVAAWFGGIAGFSFIILKLISIAIGGGLW; from the coding sequence ATGCTTATACATTATAAATGTCCTAATTGTGGTTCTGATATGGTCTTTGATAGCAATACTGGGAAACTTAAATGCAATAGTTGTGGAAGAGAAGATGATATAGAAGGTTTTTCAGATGAGTTTATAACTCGTACTTTTTCAGAAGAGGATGGAAAAGAATATCATTGTAAAAATTGCGGGGCAGTCATAATCACTGAAGCAGAAACTACAGCTACTACTTGTAGCTTTTGTGGAGCAGCAGTAGTTCTTGGAGATAGACTTTCAGGAACCATGGCTCCATCTAAAGTTATTCCTTTTAAAATCAGTAAAAAACAAGCTGAAGAGGCCTTTAAGTCTTGGTGCAAAAATGGACTTTTAACTCCAAAAGGTTTTATGACTGCTGATAGGGTCAAGAAGATTACAGGGATGTATGTTCCTTTCTGGCTATATGATTTAAACAGTAGAGTCGAAGTAAATGCTGTTGGTACCAAAATTAGAGAATATACTAGCGGAGATTATATTTATACAGAAACTAGATATTATGATGTGTATCGAGATATAAATCTTGATTATATAAAGGTGCCAGTAGATGCATCCGAAAAAATGAATGATGAACTAATGGATAAATTGGAGCCTTACAATTATACTGACTTAAAAGAATTCAAAACCCCATATTTAGCTGGGTATATTGCAGAAAAGTACAATTACGATGAATCCCGAATGCTACCAAGAGCTAAGGACAAAATTGAAAATTATATACAGTCCTATATAAATTCTACCATTATGGGATATTCATCAGTTAGATTTACAAATAAGCATATTGATACATCCAAGAAAAATGCTTATTACACTTTACTTCCTGTATGGATGGTGTATTATGACTATGAAGATTCAGAGCATGTTTTTGCTATGAATGGTCAAACGGGAAAAGTAGTAGGTAAACCTCCTATAAGCTATAAAAAAGTTGCTGCTTGGTTTGGTGGAATAGCTGGGTTTTCATTTATAATACTTAAGCTTATTTCAATTGCAATAGGAGGGGGATTATGGTGA
- a CDS encoding endonuclease/exonuclease/phosphatase family protein: MKKFFKILGWIVGIFVCVFLVYLLAMTITDYKPEDTIPLEVENNQDEAISAGETFSITTYNIGYCGMDSEQDFFMDGGTGSRSSSKEKTLENLNGITDFLIDSNSSFIFVQEVDTDATRSFCIDQYEHLKKNFEDYSSSFAINYKTLWVPVPVFRPHGNVNSAGLVTLSKYNIDSATRYQLPGKESWPRQLAELDRCFLESRIPLNNGKELVLVNTHLSAFDKGGKIRVKQLGFLKEYIMSEYEKGNYIIVGGDWNHLIPTTDPTIFKTMEQWPDWLQKIPEDFKPDEFQWVADKNVPTTRTDATPYVKDVNFTAVIDGYLVSDNVEVLNVKGHSFDFKYTDHNPVTMEFKLK; the protein is encoded by the coding sequence ATGAAGAAATTTTTTAAGATATTGGGATGGATTGTAGGGATATTTGTGTGTGTATTTTTGGTTTATTTATTAGCTATGACTATTACTGATTATAAACCAGAAGATACCATACCTTTGGAAGTGGAAAACAATCAAGATGAGGCTATATCTGCAGGAGAAACGTTTTCAATCACTACCTATAATATAGGGTATTGTGGAATGGATAGTGAGCAAGACTTTTTCATGGATGGAGGGACAGGCTCTCGTTCTTCAAGCAAAGAAAAGACTTTGGAAAACTTAAATGGGATAACTGATTTTTTAATAGACAGCAATTCTTCATTCATATTTGTACAAGAAGTCGATACTGATGCTACAAGGAGTTTTTGCATAGATCAGTACGAGCATTTAAAGAAAAACTTTGAGGATTATTCATCAAGTTTTGCAATAAATTATAAAACCCTTTGGGTTCCAGTTCCTGTATTTAGGCCTCATGGCAATGTAAATTCAGCAGGATTGGTTACATTGTCTAAGTACAATATAGATAGTGCTACTAGATATCAATTGCCAGGGAAAGAAAGCTGGCCTCGCCAATTGGCTGAATTGGACAGATGTTTTTTAGAAAGCAGGATTCCTTTAAACAATGGAAAGGAATTGGTTTTGGTAAACACTCATCTTTCTGCTTTTGACAAAGGTGGGAAAATAAGAGTTAAGCAACTTGGTTTTTTGAAAGAATATATAATGAGTGAATATGAGAAGGGCAATTATATAATAGTAGGGGGAGACTGGAATCATTTGATACCAACTACAGACCCTACAATATTTAAAACTATGGAACAGTGGCCTGATTGGCTGCAGAAGATACCAGAAGATTTCAAACCTGATGAATTCCAGTGGGTAGCAGATAAAAATGTGCCAACTACTAGAACAGATGCTACACCTTATGTAAAAGATGTAAACTTTACTGCTGTCATAGATGGATATTTAGTTTCTGACAATGTGGAAGTACTAAATGTCAAAGGACATTCCTTTGACTTCAAATACACCGACCACAATCCTGTGACTATGGAATTCAAATTAAAATAA
- a CDS encoding ATP-binding cassette domain-containing protein: protein MKMKNKVNSIKIGELKQKYPFIIDYFAANKLNVDGYEDYSFKEYLEHFTEEEKEQWAIDTEVLMEGLNLYINQMVEFLGIKEETSVKSLTILAGRDKSGNKEGFEKISIKSGEIISIVGPTGSGKSRLLADIEWAAQNDTPTGRTILINDEVPDKKWRFSSNNRLVAQLSQNMNFVMDLTVHEFLILHAKSRMVENEEEVVKNIIEEANNLAGEKFDLNTPITSLSGGQSRALMIADTAILSSSPIVLIDEIENAGIDRKKALHLLVSSDKVVLMATHDPILALMGDRRIVIKNGGIKDIIEISDEEKEVLFQLEKMDSVIQQMRNSLRNGEKLERCNNCYRN from the coding sequence ATGAAGATGAAAAATAAGGTGAATTCAATTAAAATAGGAGAATTAAAACAAAAATATCCTTTTATAATAGACTATTTTGCTGCCAATAAGCTAAATGTAGATGGCTACGAAGACTATAGTTTTAAGGAGTATTTAGAACATTTCACCGAAGAAGAAAAAGAACAATGGGCTATTGATACTGAAGTTCTAATGGAAGGACTAAATTTATATATAAATCAAATGGTAGAGTTTCTTGGAATAAAAGAAGAAACTTCTGTTAAGAGTCTAACTATATTGGCAGGTCGAGATAAAAGTGGAAATAAGGAAGGGTTTGAAAAGATAAGTATAAAAAGTGGAGAGATCATTTCTATTGTAGGTCCTACTGGTTCAGGAAAGAGTAGATTGTTGGCAGATATTGAGTGGGCAGCTCAAAATGACACTCCTACAGGAAGGACTATTCTCATAAATGATGAAGTACCAGATAAAAAGTGGAGATTTTCTTCCAACAATAGACTTGTAGCTCAACTTTCACAAAATATGAATTTTGTCATGGACTTGACTGTTCATGAATTTTTAATTCTTCACGCCAAAAGTAGAATGGTAGAAAATGAAGAGGAAGTTGTGAAAAACATTATAGAGGAGGCAAACAATTTGGCGGGGGAAAAATTTGATTTAAATACCCCTATAACTAGCTTAAGTGGTGGCCAGTCAAGGGCTCTAATGATTGCAGACACAGCAATTTTGAGTTCATCCCCTATAGTTTTGATTGATGAAATTGAAAATGCGGGTATTGACAGAAAGAAAGCACTACATCTATTGGTAAGTAGTGACAAAGTTGTCCTTATGGCGACTCATGACCCAATTTTAGCTCTTATGGGTGATAGGAGAATTGTCATAAAAAATGGTGGAATAAAAGACATCATAGAGATTAGTGATGAAGAAAAAGAAGTACTATTTCAATTGGAAAAGATGGACAGCGTCATTCAACAGATGAGAAATAGTTTGAGAAATGGAGAAAAACTAGAAAGGTGTAACAATTGTTACCGAAATTAA
- a CDS encoding DUF1284 domain-containing protein — protein MLLILNCLIEEKSVNDFNKAMAKHLEDLPVEYDIFRVRDAKSIPDLSKYTHLIISGSGASTLDDNSWDEDLKNIILHFVKNQKAILGICYGHQFLVKTLLGVEHIRKTANPEIGFAKIDIADNELFKGIDAPICCVAHYDEVFDLNEDFRVIARNRNCSVHAFQYKDLPIWGTQFHPEYGVKDVEDMGDEFSKEDPKFKEHFINELDNRDKLFQNKLIFRNFINSSKIHLRPHHLLCIQSYIGKGYSEEFVENMDTVVRSLRENKDQIIRIIEGNDHVCKYCPHNIDGAKCESDEKVITMDKKVLEHLEIAPGEYTYSYLLERLKEKLTEEAFQDICGDCEWYDLCH, from the coding sequence ATGCTACTTATACTTAACTGTCTTATAGAGGAAAAGAGTGTCAATGATTTCAACAAAGCTATGGCAAAGCATTTAGAAGACTTGCCTGTGGAATATGATATTTTCAGGGTAAGAGATGCGAAAAGTATCCCTGATTTAAGCAAATATACTCATCTCATCATATCTGGTTCAGGAGCATCTACATTAGATGACAATTCTTGGGATGAAGATTTAAAAAATATAATACTCCATTTTGTTAAAAACCAAAAAGCTATATTGGGAATATGCTATGGGCATCAATTCCTTGTGAAAACTCTGTTGGGAGTGGAGCATATAAGGAAAACTGCAAATCCAGAAATAGGTTTTGCCAAAATAGATATTGCTGACAATGAGCTATTTAAGGGGATAGATGCACCTATATGCTGTGTAGCTCATTATGATGAAGTATTTGATTTAAATGAGGATTTCAGAGTAATAGCTAGAAATAGGAATTGTTCTGTTCATGCTTTTCAGTACAAAGATTTGCCTATTTGGGGCACTCAATTTCATCCAGAATATGGGGTAAAAGATGTAGAAGATATGGGGGATGAATTTTCTAAAGAAGATCCAAAGTTTAAAGAGCACTTCATAAATGAATTGGACAATAGGGACAAGCTATTTCAAAATAAATTGATATTTAGAAATTTCATAAACTCAAGCAAAATACATTTAAGACCTCATCATCTATTATGCATACAGTCCTATATAGGAAAGGGCTATAGTGAAGAATTTGTGGAAAATATGGATACTGTAGTCCGAAGCTTAAGGGAAAATAAAGACCAAATTATAAGAATAATTGAGGGCAATGATCATGTCTGCAAGTATTGTCCTCACAATATAGATGGAGCAAAATGTGAATCTGATGAAAAGGTAATAACCATGGACAAAAAGGTATTAGAGCATCTAGAAATTGCTCCAGGAGAATATACTTATAGCTATTTATTAGAAAGATTAAAGGAAAAGTTGACAGAAGAAGCCTTCCAAGATATCTGTGGAGACTGTGAATGGTACGATTTGTGCCATTAG
- a CDS encoding PspA/IM30 family protein, with product MGILSRFKDIMSSNINAMLDKAENPEKMIDQYLRDLNSDLGKVKAETASIMAEEKRAKRQLDECREEIAKMEKYAVKALEAGNEDDARKFLEKKAEFTKKESELTKAYELAASNSTRMRQMHDKLVSDIDELESRRAMLKGKMAVARTQDRINKIGSSIDDSSKSISAFDRMEERVNKALDEAEAMAELNDGKKDDIEELAAKYDDVDTSIDDELEALKAKLKNN from the coding sequence ATGGGTATTTTATCAAGATTTAAAGATATTATGTCTAGCAATATAAATGCAATGTTAGATAAGGCTGAAAATCCAGAAAAGATGATAGACCAATATTTAAGGGATCTAAATAGTGATTTAGGAAAAGTAAAAGCTGAAACAGCTTCCATAATGGCAGAGGAAAAGAGAGCTAAAAGACAATTAGATGAATGTAGAGAAGAAATTGCTAAGATGGAAAAGTATGCAGTGAAAGCATTGGAAGCAGGAAATGAAGACGATGCAAGAAAATTTTTAGAGAAAAAGGCTGAATTTACGAAAAAAGAAAGTGAATTGACAAAAGCATATGAATTGGCAGCTTCTAATTCTACAAGAATGAGACAAATGCATGACAAACTTGTAAGTGATATTGATGAATTGGAATCTAGAAGAGCTATGCTTAAAGGAAAAATGGCAGTAGCAAGAACTCAAGATAGAATAAATAAAATAGGTTCTTCAATAGATGATTCAAGTAAATCTATATCGGCTTTTGACAGAATGGAAGAAAGGGTAAACAAAGCATTAGATGAAGCAGAGGCAATGGCAGAATTAAATGATGGCAAAAAAGATGATATAGAAGAATTGGCAGCTAAATATGATGATGTTGACACGAGTATAGATGATGAGCTAGAGGCTCTAAAGGCAAAATTAAAAAATAATTAA
- a CDS encoding ABC transporter substrate-binding protein has translation MGRYFNENDSIYDITEKYPELLDLFASNGFEHMKDESMRKTMGKTISLKMALAMKKINIDTFVDRMVEIIEENRKTVDESLILSNRNMDADVKIDGVLPCPVRIPLMDAFGKWMEEEGKSLNISVDYELKSASAGVDWIKDALEKAETEEVLSDIFISAGFDLFFDTNLMGKFKSKGVFKDMTGFDRFNSDFDNEYIDLKDPARQYSIIGVVPAVFLLNTEELNGREMPRSWEDILSPEFENTVSLPIGDFDLFNSILLNIYKKYGEEGIEKLGKSLQRGMHPSEMVKSHMKSSEKPAVTIMPYFFTKMIKRGSPMVAVWPSDGAIISPIFLLSKNSNSEKVKPFVEFFSSKAVGEILAHNGRFPSTHPEVDNMISKEHKYMWLGWDYINSNNIGELIHKCENIFNRAVEER, from the coding sequence ATGGGAAGGTATTTTAATGAGAATGATTCTATTTATGATATAACTGAAAAATATCCAGAGCTGTTGGATTTGTTTGCTTCTAATGGATTTGAACATATGAAGGATGAATCAATGAGAAAAACTATGGGAAAGACTATTTCTTTAAAAATGGCATTAGCTATGAAGAAGATAAATATTGACACTTTTGTGGATAGAATGGTGGAAATAATTGAGGAAAACAGAAAAACTGTGGATGAAAGTTTGATTTTGTCAAATAGAAATATGGATGCGGATGTGAAAATTGATGGAGTGCTTCCTTGCCCTGTGAGGATTCCACTTATGGATGCTTTCGGTAAATGGATGGAGGAAGAAGGAAAAAGCTTAAATATATCTGTGGATTATGAACTTAAATCAGCTTCAGCTGGTGTGGATTGGATAAAGGATGCATTGGAAAAGGCTGAAACTGAAGAAGTATTGTCGGATATTTTCATTTCCGCTGGTTTTGATCTTTTCTTTGATACAAATCTTATGGGAAAGTTTAAATCTAAAGGTGTATTTAAAGATATGACTGGATTTGATCGTTTCAATTCTGATTTTGACAATGAATATATTGATTTAAAAGATCCAGCTAGGCAGTATTCTATTATAGGAGTAGTTCCAGCAGTATTTCTTCTGAATACGGAAGAGTTAAATGGAAGAGAAATGCCAAGAAGTTGGGAGGATATTTTAAGTCCTGAATTCGAAAATACAGTGAGCTTGCCTATTGGAGATTTTGATTTGTTCAATTCTATATTACTTAATATATATAAGAAATATGGGGAAGAGGGAATAGAAAAGTTGGGGAAATCACTTCAAAGAGGAATGCATCCTTCTGAAATGGTTAAGTCTCATATGAAGAGTTCGGAAAAACCAGCAGTTACAATCATGCCTTACTTTTTCACCAAGATGATTAAAAGGGGTAGTCCTATGGTGGCTGTTTGGCCTTCTGATGGAGCTATTATAAGTCCTATATTCTTGCTTTCTAAGAATTCAAATAGTGAAAAGGTGAAACCTTTTGTAGAATTCTTTTCATCAAAAGCTGTTGGAGAAATATTAGCTCACAATGGAAGATTTCCAAGTACCCATCCAGAGGTAGATAATATGATTTCAAAGGAACATAAATATATGTGGCTTGGTTGGGATTATATAAATTCAAACAATATTGGAGAGTTGATTCATAAATGCGAGAATATATTTAATAGAGCCGTAGAGGAGAGATAA
- a CDS encoding GTP-binding protein, producing MNLVTFSGPPSSGKTSIILKTIEALKMRDISVGVVKFDCLYTDDDILYEKANVPVKKGLSGSLCPDHFFVSNIEEVVQWGRKLDLDLLITESAGLCNRCSPYIKGIKSVCVIDNLSGINTPKKIGPMLKSADIVVITKGDIVSQAEREVFLSRVNSVNPRAISMHINGLTGQGAYELSTLLYDEDEKIDTVQGRELKFPMPSALCSYCLGETRIGEAYQMGNIRKMKLGDEDEK from the coding sequence ATGAATTTAGTTACGTTTTCAGGTCCTCCTTCTTCAGGGAAGACTTCTATAATATTAAAGACTATTGAAGCATTAAAAATGAGAGATATTTCTGTAGGGGTTGTTAAATTTGACTGCCTTTATACAGATGATGATATATTGTACGAAAAGGCAAATGTGCCTGTGAAAAAAGGACTATCTGGTTCTCTTTGCCCAGACCACTTTTTTGTAAGCAATATTGAAGAGGTGGTTCAGTGGGGAAGAAAGCTTGATTTGGATTTACTCATCACAGAAAGTGCAGGACTTTGCAATAGATGTTCACCTTATATAAAGGGAATCAAATCAGTTTGTGTCATTGACAATTTAAGTGGGATAAATACTCCCAAAAAAATAGGGCCAATGCTTAAATCTGCTGATATTGTAGTTATTACAAAAGGAGATATAGTTTCTCAAGCAGAAAGGGAAGTGTTTTTATCAAGAGTAAATTCTGTAAATCCAAGGGCCATATCTATGCATATAAATGGACTCACAGGACAAGGCGCCTATGAACTCAGCACTCTTCTTTATGATGAAGATGAAAAGATAGATACAGTACAAGGAAGAGAATTGAAATTTCCTATGCCATCAGCATTGTGTTCTTATTGTCTTGGAGAAACAAGAATTGGTGAAGCATATCAAATGGGGAATATAAGAAAGATGAAATTAGGTGATGAAGATGAAAAATAA